The region CTGCGATCTTTACTTACTTCCGGGTGATCGTGTTTGGAATAGAAGGCCCAAGTCAACAGTGGCGCCATCTAAACTGGCTGAGTGGCTGGCGAATTGCCAACTAGACGCTTTTGTGATTGATGTACATTATATGTGCATTCCTCACTTACCGTGCCTTGATTCCTTCTCTTCGCTACTTTTTCTCTCATACTTGTTTGTTTCTCGTTATCTGAAAAGAGGCCTTTGTATATTTATTGATTAATTTCTGTTTTGCTCTGGTTCCAGCAGTATTTCATGTGTCAGAACGAGGTAATTAAATGCATACAGCTCCTTGAAGCTATATAATGGGAGATTCAAAATTCAAAATCGTCATACGTGATTATCGGTCTTAAACTGGGAAGTCcgaaaaaaaaggaattCGAATTAGCAACAATTCCCACCCAGGCTGTTACCGCCTTTGCGCATTGCATCATTCATTCCTAAAGTGACAGTTTTGGGGATTTTGTTGCTTGCACTGCCAGTCACCCCAAAGCTTTTTACTCCACTCCGGCGGTCATTCAGATCATATTTGCCAGTTTCAATATTGCGGTAAATTCTCTCAGAGACTTCGAGAAACGCACGCTCTACTCCCTCACCCGACTTCGCGCTCGTCTCTAGGTACCGCAAAACATTATTCATGCGACACCattcttctgcctcttctcTAGTAACGCGCCTCTGATTTGAATCCGAATTGTCTCCCGCAAGATCACTTTTGTTTCCCACCAAAATGACAACGATGCCTTCTTCAGCGATTTGGCGTAAATCTTGCAGCCACTGAGTGCATGAAGTGAAAGTCGTTGGTCGAGTAATGTCAAACACAAGGAGTGCACCGGAAGCGCCCCGAAAATATGACCGTGTAATGGACTTATAAGTTTCTTGCCCAGCAGTGTCCCAAAGAGATAACTTCATTTTTTTCTGGTTTTCCTGGGGTTTTCGAGGGGGTGTAGGTAATCCAGAAGGGGTGGGCGCGATGGGACCATCGGCCTGGGTCGAGGAGGGCTCCTGGTGAGGCGAGACGTCATTTGGGAGGTGTATTTCAGGGTCCGCTTCCAAATCTCTCGATGCGGGCGGACCGACTGGAACAATCCGGGATCCAAACTCTACACCGATGGTTACATCATGCGTAGAAGAAAATCGTCCCTCGCACAGCCGGATGGTCAGCTACAGCGAGCAGCAAATTGTTAACAGAGTGCTCCGCAGGAATAAAGATAATCGGCCGAACTTACGCTGGATTTCCCGGTTCCGGAGTCACCAATACAGACGAGTTTAGCAATATAATCCCATGGCTGTGACATGGATACCAAGCTGTCGTATTTTATCCGTTTtagaggaaagaaagaggcaAATGAGTTATGTGTTGGAGAATTGAGTTGCGACAATTTAAACCACAAGAACTCATCTGGAGTCTATTTGTTGGAAACCCGCGACAAAGAAAGGCGCGCGGCGTTGATTGTGGGTTATCAGTATTAATGTAAATCAACTCCAGGAGGTGGAACGCTGGAGCATATAGATTTGGTCTCTGCCTTGTTGATCGGATACGCTTTTCGATGTTGCGATTAATGCTGGTGATGAAAGGCTGATGATGAGTCAGCTATCACCATGACCACGTCTTATGACGCTACTGCTCTAAACGACGACAGCCATCTCCCATACATGTCCCATTCACTTATATTCGGGCTGACATCCCCTACATACTATACTACCTGTTTATAGGTGAACCCCAAAATAGCCTTGTCTTGCTTGTCTTCCCCGTAACAAAACTCATTTGGGCTCTTTTCGTCACTTAATAATAACTCACCGCTCCACTAACTATCTATCAAGAGGCGATAAGATACGAAATCAAGTCTGAGGGACCGAAAAGGCACTCTGTATACCCCCCTCATAGTGAGATATGAGAAATGTTCTCTGAGTGTAAGTAACTTATCTCAGTCTACCAGTATTTCCAAAGCTCACCAAAAGTACGCAGATGCCTCTCGCTTCCTAGCCCAGTCGCAGTCACGTATTTTACCTCGTTCGGATGATAAACGTAGGAAGGATCACAGTCACATAACGCAAAGGCCCGGGAATTCACGGCATTCATCGTCACGATCCTTTCTGCAGCGACGGGCGGCCGATCCCTACTACCCTGGAGCCTCCCACTTTACAAATCTCACTTTTGGTTCGCGCAACTTAGCCCAGCAGGCGCCTCTGTTTCATAGTGCCACTGAGGCCTTTcacgaagaggacgaagacgttGAGCATGAGCGCGAAATAGCAGATTTCTATGCGCTTCAAAGATCAAGGCGGCATTTCGGAGGCAGTCATTTAAGGGACTCGGAGTCTGATGAGGACGGCGGCAACTCTCTTCATGCCAGCACACAGGAAAGTTCTGGTGGGATACCAGAACAACCTAGAAGAGGTGCCAGGCGCACTTGGCGTGCTACCAGACAAGGAAAGGAGCGAGGTCGGACTGTTGGTCCAGTGACAGAGGTAACAGATGGTGAAGTTGGGATACTTCATGAACGCAGCAGtgaaacaaaagaaaacctAGTCGATATCCGCCTCGAAGACACACTTAAGTCTGACTTTCATGAAAATTATGGTGGCCCTCCCCCACTTGATGATGATAGACCGCCGTCAATCCAGCGATTTCGTGAGCAGCCTCAGATAGATAACCTCGGCACCATTCCTACTTCCACGCCTAACGAAACAATAAACCAGCCGCTATTGGCAGAGTCTCAGCTGCAAGATGATAGAATATCATACCAGACCTCCGCAAGTTCCGCAAGGATCGAGTCTCTCAGGCACGATACTTTTTGGGGGCACCTATTCCTGATAGCCTTTGCTTGTGTCTTCGCAACCTCGTTCCTTGTTTATTTACATACATCACCGCCACCAGGGAACAAGGGTAAATGGGGTGATACGATTTATTTGACCATCCATGGTTCTTTTTATCGTCTCGGCGTTTATACCCTGGTTTCTGTGTTCATTTCTTTGTTATGGCTTGCCCTTCTACGTTCGTACGTGCGCCCTCTAGTATACGCTATCATATTTGCCGTCCCAGTGATCCTCTACTCCTTCTTTCTATACCCTTTTATTTCAAGTTTCCGTGGCGTTTCGGCCTTACAGGACAAAGTTATGCGCATCGGATCGTTCGTTCCATTCATTATGGGAACCGCTTGGATCTACAATGTTCTACGGGGCCGTCATGCAATAGGGAAGGCAATCAGTATCCTCGAATTTTCCTGTCGGATCCTTGCCGCCAATGCAGAACTGTTACTCCTCGGCCTTGGCAACCTAACTCTCATCACCTCATGGACGTGGGTGTGGATGCTAATGTTTACTCGAGTCTTCCTTGGGGGTCATTTATCAGAGTCgaaatcttttattattaacgTCAGCAGTTGGTGGCTGGGGGCTTTTTTCGTCGTCATATATCTGTGGTCCCTTGGTGTCATCGCAGGCATTCAGCGAACTgtcacagcagcaacagtaAGCCAGTGGTATTTCCACCGCTTTGCAAATCCAGCACCAACCTCGAGACAAATAGTTCAGGCGGCAACGGTTCATTCTCTGACAGCGTTATTTGGGACAATTTGCTTATCTAGGTTGATGGCGTTGCTCATTCGTATACCTTTCCTCGTGCTGCCCAGGCGTGTGGCCTCGTTACTGAGCTTGGTTGCTTATGCTTTTATTCCCACCCCGATTACTGCCGTCACAGATCCTCTTTCGCTCACATATGCTGCAATTCATTCTCAGCCACTCATTCCGTCTGCCCGAGGCCTCAGCCAAATGACGAACCTTGTGCCATCAGTCGCAACGTCATCATTACACCCACGATCATTTTCTCGGTCCGGCCAAAGCCACTCCTCACTACTCCCCTACAGACTTTCTAAGCTGATCCTTCATGCTGCCCGGCTTATGATGTCTCTCGCCCTTGGATTCGGGGGTTGGGTGAGCACTGCTCGAAGCTTGAAGGTGTCTACAAGCGAAGGGGTAACACGCGGCAGCATATACGCGTATATCGTTGGTTTAATCGCAGGAGCCATCGGATGGAGTGTACTTGGAGCCATTGAGGGAGTGGTGGCGGATATAGTAGATGCTTTGATCATCTGTTGGAGAAGCGAAGTTGGGATTTACGGCAGGGAAGCAAGGTACTGTCGtgaagctggctggctatTCGGTCAGGATCCGAGTCCTGACTTTCCTTACCCAGCGTAATGCTTGTGTGTACCTTCTTTCTAGTTTCAAGCCTCGATTCAAAGATAGTCAACAATTTGAAGTTTCAACCTTTCCAAACATGCTTTTAGGAGCAAATCGTTTGGTCCGGTTTTAGGTATCAGGAAGCGCGGTCTTCCACAATTCTAGAATTCTCGTTTTAACCAACGGGTTTAGCCAATAGAATGGGTTTtggaaattattattattgtacGCTCAACCGCTATGGCAAATGGAGTATCTCGAGCAAAGCTATAAACCGGTGGTATCATAGAAGTGACAACAatttgaagaaaagaaatgaaagtaGATATGAAGAAATCATCATACCATGACGCCCCGCTTCTTTTCCTGTGTGAAGGCGAAATATACCCAAGGCACAAGTCGAGGGCAGAGCAAAGTAGACCAAAGCACCGAGAATCAAGATATACCAGGTATCAGGAACCGCAGGAATATATGAATACTTGATGATATTCAAGCAAGAAAATCATCATAAGTAAAGAAAACCGACTATAAATCGAGTTTGCCTTGCCACTCGATATTCTCTTTCGAGCACCATTCGCTTAGAAGAGAGTAACTAAACCGAACAATTTCGAGGGGTGTGCTGGTTCTCCCGAGCGGTAGGTAAATCTCACCGGAGTAGTCTCCGGGCTTCAGGCGTTTTTTCCCCTGTTCAGTGTAATTTCTGGCGCGCTTCGACCAAGTTTCCGGAAAATCGCGAGCAAGAGTGTCTTCTGACAGACCCCGGGAACCATCATACCACAATCGTTGCGACTCTTTGTAACACTCCGGGAGTCTACCTTTCAGCTCTAGAAAATCCTTTAAGCCCCTTTTACCATCTTCCGATTGTGTAGGTTGTCCGTCGCTCGCAGGCGTAGGAAGAGGTGTCTGTTCACCAGGCATAGGTGTGATTGCCAGGCGTTCGAGGTCAAGTGCATGGATAGCGTCGTAAGAGATGGCGCCCAGGATAAGGCAAAGACTATGAAGTGGTGGATAAGGGAGACTATTCTTTTTCACCACCCGCCAATATGCGATGATGGATAGCCAAGTGGAAGAATCACCAATCTGTCGAGAAATCGCCTTGGACTGATCTTCTGCGATGAAGGCAAGGACGAAACAGATAATAGCCTCTATTGCGgtcgcagcagcaagctTCTCATCAGTGTTTGCGACCTTATCTTTAGCCGTGTGCCGATCGGCGGCATGTTTCAGCTCCCTACCCAAATTTCCGTATTTCTGGTACTCATCTTTCCAAGCTCGGCGCTCACCATTCCTATCTGCACTATTCGGGCGGGGGGGCGACTGTGTAATTGTGCTTGGAGACGGATCTGCCGGCGTTTTCCGAGAGCCTGGGTGCGAATGCTCTTTCCTATCATTGGTGGCTGATTCATGCCGGGAAGAAGAGTGCTTGAGGTCTTTTGCTGGCGTTATCGATACTGACCTTGTTTTTTCCTGCTGTGCTTGACTTAGGACTGGGGTTTGAGGTTTCTCTACACTAGGCAGTCGTGACTCTTTCGCCCTATCTCTTGCCAAAGAATCTGCGCGATCACTCCCCGCAAGCTTCGTTTTCCCATCCAAATGGACAGTCTTATCAGTCTGATCAGACGTTGGAActtttggctgctgctcaggCTTCGTAGAATGAGACAATTCTCGCTCGACTACATCAGGCGTGGGAGAACTTTGGTGAGAAAGCTTCCTTTTACCAGCGAATTTTAGAAGACCCTCAACGCGCTTCCTGTTTGGTCTCCCATACTTCAACCTCACAATTAACCGAGgcctcgccgaagaagattGAATAGGTTTGGTAGTCAACGTCTGCAACGGCCTGCTATTCGTTTGCGGCCGTATATTGGTTTTTGAAAATGCGTGGGACCCGGCCTTCACAGACTCCGCGCCTCTTAAGACACTTTTTTCAGAAACCAAATGAAAGTTCGGGATGTTCGTAGTTATGGGCTCCAATTGCGAAATGTCGCATGCCGACACTTTATCCCTTTGTTGTTTCTGATTTGCGCTGTCACTATTCACAGTAGATTCCGGTTGGGAATCTGATGCCAAAGACTCATTCCCGATCTTGGCCAGTTCCCTTTCGAGATCAGGCGGCAGAGTAGGAGACAAAAGTCGAGGTAGTCGGGGAGTGCTTGAAGTTGGCGGCAAGGTAGGTGATAGGAGTTTTGGAAGGCCATTTGCGTTTGAGGATTCTGCTTTGGGTCGAGTTACTGGAGGTTCAGGTGAtaactttcttttcttcgcaGGAGCACTATCCTTGACCTGCAGGCCGTGCCGGCCAAGGTCACGCCCCGGAGGGCGCTTGCGATCTACATGCTCGGAACCCAATTGAGAAGGGGGGGTTGGAGAGAGATGTGTCTTCGGTGGCTTTTGACGGTTGTCGCTAGTAGGGATATGTTTAGAAATATGATTGTCACGGTGGGCGTAGACAGTAGGACCCCCTTGGCGACCTGGCGTGTCCTGGCTCAGAGGTGAATGCGAAGTGTCACTCtttcttttattcttatagTCATGTAGGctgattttctttttggtCGAAATGTTGGATGGCGTGCTAGTGGCACTCTGAGGTCGCGAACGCGGGTCGGCCATTACGCTCCCTTTGGCGTCGGACCAATCGCCCACGGCTACCAGGAGAGAATCACTTTCGTCGTGGGTCAAAAATGTCATATATTGTAGCTGTTGTTCCTCTGGGGCGAAGGGTCCGTCATCACTCACTGCGCAATTGTTGACAATGCGGTTGCCAAGTCGAAAGGGTACATCGGTGGGCACAGTGAGGAGAAAAGGGTAGAGAGGCAAAACCTCTTCACGAAGATGCTTCAGTCGCCAATCAATCAGGTCTTGTTCAGAATATGTCGATCGTCCACGAATAGATGTCGAAGGTCTTACAGAATTATCAGTGGAGCGAGGCGACATTGCAGTCTTGCTGGTGACGTGAGGGCAAAAGGCTCAGGCGAGGACTTCGTTcaatattatcttttttcAGTATTCCAACAAGTCTGACCGTTCGAGAACCGCGGCGAACAGAGGACTGGTTGCAAGTCACCGTAGAGGTGAACGGATGGTATAATGCAGCGAGCCCAAGTAGACGAATGATGCAGACAGTTTAATGAATTAacttcccccctccccccatTCAAGTCTTGCAATAAATTGCGCTGTCGTTGTCTGCAATATCGACAAACCATGGATCGAGTCGCGGGTTGAGTCTCATCGCACCAGACAAGCGCGGAGAAAGAGGCCCGTTTCCGaagccagcagcaagggTCTTTTTGTTTTTAGATCGACGCAATATGCGATTCCCGAGTGCGAAATATATAGCGAATTAGGATATGGATAGGGCAGTTGTCATAGAGAGAATACGTGTCGCCCGCACATGAAATCGGCGACGATCTGCCAGCGAATGGTCGTGAGAAGCTATTGCGCAACGCCTGCAGCCATTGAGGGATGGAGGCCTCCTCCGGCAGTGTCGATGTATAGATATATGGTCATAAATCCAGGCTCTAGAGGGAAAAGTGAATGGAATAATTATAGGCGGTtatggaagagagagagacggCGACCTCCCTCCAAGGGTGTGGCTAGGTAGGAGTTGAGTCCGGAGTGGCAGAGGGACGGCGGGAGCAAGTGACGCTTCCCTCTTTCACTTTCACTCTTTGGGGTGAAGCGCGGAGAGGCTTGGCAGCACCCGACGTTTGTTTGACCCTACATCGAATGGTGGCTTTTTGTACAACTCTCTCTTTTGATTCTCAGTTACAAGGCCCAGGAAGCATTATAAGGCTCTGTGTGGCAAGCTACGTTTAGGTTGGTCGAAACGGCTTCCTCGCGCTTCATGTTATCCTTAACTCATCGCAACGACGACCTACTCATACCTAACGAGTGGGCAAGAAATTGTCGGTTCCTGGATACCGTATTGCCTTCCGATTCAATGTCGTACAGAAAAGTATGGAGGCCCTAACGGTAGCAGCCTATGTTCATTGATTCTAAAAAAGTAAGGACAGTGTCAGGGTCGTACACATCTTCTGCTCTACGACCTATCATCGGCCGCAAATTTCTCTTGCCAAAAAGCTCTATAATGCTTCTGTTCACCAAGGCGGGAAATctcatccacctcctcaGGTGTCAGCTGGAATTTGAGGACATCCAGATAAGTACTAAGACGTGATTCTTTCCCGCTGGTTGTGATAGACACAGTGCCTCGGTCAATCGACCATCTCAAAAGAATTTCTCCCTCTTTAACGCCATACTTCTCTGCTAATTTCGACAGGAGCGAGTCCAAGGGGCCTCCTTTGGCGCGAATGATCGGCGTGAGCGGCCCATAACTGGCTGTTGCaatttctcttttttcgTGGTATGAGACGAGAGAACCATGCTGCAGGTATGGATGATATTCAATCTGATTGATTGCTGGCGGAATCTTTGCAGCTTGTGAGATTGTCTCCAGATGACTCTCAAGGAAATTGGATACTCCAATGGCGCGAGTTCTGCCAGcttccttcaccttctccatAGCAGCCCAAGCATCCTGAAGCTCAGTTGGGGATTTGGCGAAGAAAGGTTGATGTATTAAGTAACTAGGTGCAACAGTTCACAATCAATGCTTCGGTTCAGCGAAAAAAGGAGGAATGCATACAGGTCAACATAGCTCAGTTGGAGCTTCTCCAAGCTGGCATCGATTGCCTTGGAAATATCGTCGATATTTTGATTGACCTTTGTTGTCACAAATAACTTTTCTCGCGGGACACCACTCTCTTTGATTGCAACGCCTAGTTCCCGCTCCGTGCCGTAGACTTCGGCGCCATCCAAGTGGTAATATCCTAATTTAATAGCTGTTTTGATTGACTCGACTAATTCGCGGTTGACGGTGGTGTCTTCGCCTCTTTTAAACCAAGCAGTGCCGGTTCCGAATCCCACCTAAATTGTCGGTTAAGAGTAATATTATTGGATATGGAACTAGAAGCCTCCCTTACCACTGGAATTAAAGTTCCATCGTTTAACCGGGTGGATGGGATCGGTTTCAAAGAAGCCATGGTTGGATCAAGCTGGATTGCACAGCACTGCCTACGTCGTAAGAACTGggatcttaaatattttGGACCACGCTGTGGAAGTGCGCACACCGGCTTTTATGTAGACACGGGTAACGGGTCGGATCGCGGAGTACTCTGCGAATGCGTATTATCTCAGCTGTGGAGAGAAGGGCGGCACCGTTCCGTTCAAGTCTGGCGAGAC is a window of Aspergillus puulaauensis MK2 DNA, chromosome 4, nearly complete sequence DNA encoding:
- a CDS encoding uncharacterized protein (COG:S;~EggNog:ENOG410PRXY;~TransMembrane:1 (o568-586i)); the encoded protein is MSPRSTDNSHLREEVLPLYPFLLTVPTDVPFRLGNRIVNNCAVSDDGPFAPEEQQLQYMTFLTHDESDSLLVAVGDWSDAKGSVMADPRSRPQSATSTPSNISTKKKISLHDYKNKRKSDTSHSPLSQDTPGRQGGPTVYAHRDNHISKHIPTSDNRQKPPKTHLSPTPPSQLGSEHVDRKRPPGRDLGRHGLQVKDSAPAKKRKLSPEPPVTRPKAESSNANGLPKLLSPTLPPTSSTPRLPRLLSPTLPPDLERELAKIGNESLASDSQPESTVNSDSANQKQQRDKVSACDISQLEPITTNIPNFHLVSEKSVLRGAESVKAGSHAFSKTNIRPQTNSRPLQTLTTKPIQSSSARPRLIVRLKYGRPNRKRVEGLLKFAGKRKLSHQSSPTPDVVERELSHSTKPEQQPKVPTSDQTDKTVHLDGKTKLAGSDRADSLARDRAKESRLPSVEKPQTPVLSQAQQEKTRSVSITPAKDLKHSSSRHESATNDRKEHSHPGSRKTPADPSPSTITQSPPRPNSADRNGERRAWKDEYQKYGNLGRELKHAADRHTAKDKVANTDEKLAAATAIEAIICFVLAFIAEDQSKAISRQIGDSSTWLSIIAYWRVVKKNSLPYPPLHSLCLILGAISYDAIHALDLERLAITPMPGEQTPLPTPASDGQPTQSEDGKRGLKDFLELKGRLPECYKESQRLWYDGSRGLSEDTLARDFPETWSKRARNYTEQGKKRLKPGDYSGEIYLPLGRTSTPLEIVRFSYSLLSEWCSKENIEWQGKLDL
- a CDS encoding uncharacterized protein (COG:I;~EggNog:ENOG410PGEU;~InterPro:IPR007603;~PFAM:PF04515;~TransMembrane:10 (i281-302o329-347i354-375o387-408i420-439o445-466i478-498o536-558i642-660o680-700i);~go_function: GO:0022857 - transmembrane transporter activity [Evidence IEA];~go_process: GO:0055085 - transmembrane transport [Evidence IEA]) yields the protein MFSEYASRFLAQSQSRILPRSDDKRRKDHSHITQRPGNSRHSSSRSFLQRRAADPYYPGASHFTNLTFGSRNLAQQAPLFHSATEAFHEEDEDVEHEREIADFYALQRSRRHFGGSHLRDSESDEDGGNSLHASTQESSGGIPEQPRRGARRTWRATRQGKERGRTVGPVTEVTDGEVGILHERSSETKENLVDIRLEDTLKSDFHENYGGPPPLDDDRPPSIQRFREQPQIDNLGTIPTSTPNETINQPLLAESQLQDDRISYQTSASSARIESLRHDTFWGHLFLIAFACVFATSFLVYLHTSPPPGNKGKWGDTIYLTIHGSFYRLGVYTLVSVFISLLWLALLRSYVRPLVYAIIFAVPVILYSFFLYPFISSFRGVSALQDKVMRIGSFVPFIMGTAWIYNVLRGRHAIGKAISILEFSCRILAANAELLLLGLGNLTLITSWTWVWMLMFTRVFLGGHLSESKSFIINVSSWWLGAFFVVIYLWSLGVIAGIQRTVTAATVSQWYFHRFANPAPTSRQIVQAATVHSLTALFGTICLSRLMALLIRIPFLVLPRRVASLLSLVAYAFIPTPITAVTDPLSLTYAAIHSQPLIPSARGLSQMTNLVPSVATSSLHPRSFSRSGQSHSSLLPYRLSKLILHAARLMMSLALGFGGWVSTARSLKVSTSEGVTRGSIYAYIVGLIAGAIGWSVLGAIEGVVADIVDALIICWRSEVGIYGREARYCREAGWLFGQDPSPDFPYPA
- a CDS encoding uncharacterized protein (COG:U;~EggNog:ENOG410PKSE;~InterPro:IPR001806,IPR027417,IPR005225;~PFAM:PF00009,PF00025;~go_function: GO:0003924 - GTPase activity [Evidence IEA];~go_function: GO:0005525 - GTP binding [Evidence IEA]) encodes the protein MSQPWDYIAKLVCIGDSGTGKSSLTIRLCEGRFSSTHDVTIGVEFGSRIVPVGPPASRDLEADPEIHLPNDVSPHQEPSSTQADGPIAPTPSGLPTPPRKPQENQKKMKLSLWDTAGQETYKSITRSYFRGASGALLVFDITRPTTFTSCTQWLQDLRQIAEEGIVVILVGNKSDLAGDNSDSNQRRVTREEAEEWCRMNNVLRYLETSAKSGEGVERAFLEVSERIYRNIETGKYDLNDRRSGVKSFGVTGSASNKIPKTVTLGMNDAMRKGGNSLGGNCC
- a CDS encoding aldo/keto reductase (COG:S;~EggNog:ENOG410PKDI;~InterPro:IPR018170,IPR020471,IPR036812,IPR023210;~PFAM:PF00248;~go_function: GO:0016491 - oxidoreductase activity [Evidence IEA];~go_process: GO:0055114 - oxidation-reduction process [Evidence IEA]), with protein sequence MASLKPIPSTRLNDGTLIPVVGFGTGTAWFKRGEDTTVNRELVESIKTAIKLGYYHLDGAEVYGTERELGVAIKESGVPREKLFVTTKVNQNIDDISKAIDASLEKLQLSYVDLYLIHQPFFAKSPTELQDAWAAMEKVKEAGRTRAIGVSNFLESHLETISQAAKIPPAINQIEYHPYLQHGSLVSYHEKREIATASYGPLTPIIRAKGGPLDSLLSKLAEKYGVKEGEILLRWSIDRGTVSITTSGKESRLSTYLDVLKFQLTPEEVDEISRLGEQKHYRAFWQEKFAADDRS